Within the Synergistaceae bacterium genome, the region GGCGGGGACGATAACTCTTGAGGTGAGCGAAGAAGAGCTTGCCCGTCGCAAAAGCCGCTGGAGCCTGCCGCCAAAGGAAATTCCCAGAGGATACCTGCGGGTGTATTCGCGCCTCGCCTCCTCGGCCAGCAGGGGCGCGGTGATTTTGTGACGGAGATTTCTAAAATTTAACTGAGGGAGGATGAAGTGGAAATGAAGGGGTTGTCAAAAGGGCAGAAAGTTTTGGTAATTGCGCTTTTGTTTACGCTGTGCGTTTTTTCGGGGAGGGCCCTGGCCGCGTATAAGGACGAGTACAAGCTGGACCTCGTCCCCAACATCCAGACGGCCTGGGGGCAGGGCGCGCAGTACTTCTGCGACCTCGTGAAGGAACGTTCCGGAGGGAAGATCAACATTCGTCCCTATTTCAGCTCGCAGCTCACCGCCGGCAAGCAGACGGCTTCGATGCTGCTTTTGAGGAACGGCGCCATCGATTTCGCGCTGCAGGGCGTTTTCAACTGGGCGCCTCAGATGCCGGAGTTCAACCTTTTCGCTCTGCCCTTCTTCATGAACACCTATGAGGAAATCGACGCCGTCAAAAACGGCAAAGCGGGAAAGATAATTCAGGACATTCTCGAAAGCAAGGGCGTGCATTTCCTCGCCTGGGGAGAGAACGGCTATCGGGCCATCACGAACAGCAAAAGAGAGATCCACGTTCCGGACGATCTCGTGGGCATGAAGGTGCGGGTGGTGGGCAGTCCGCTGATTCTGGACACCTTCAGGGCTATGGGCGCGAACCCCGTCAACATGAACTGGAACGACGTCATGTCCGCTGTGCAGCAGGGCGTTATCGACGGACAGGAAAACCCGTTCAACTATTTTTACGTGTATAAGATTCAGCAGTATCATCCCTACATTTCGGACTGGCATTACACGTGCGACGCGCTGATGTACTGCGTAAATCCGGGAGTCTGGAAGTCCTTTTCTCCCGAAGATCAGAAGCTGATCAAAGACTGCGCGGAAGAGGCCGGCAAATTTGAAATGGCCATGGCGCGGGTGGGACTGGACGACGGCTCCGCCCTGAAATACCTGGAGTCCATCGGCAAAGTTCCCGAGCTGAAGGACTATTACGGAGCCATTCAGGCCGAGGGGGCCAAAGTGGTCCGGCTCTCGGACGATGAAGTCAGACAGTTCGTCGAAAAAACCCAATCCGTCCGCGACAGTTGGAAGGACAAGATCGGAAAAGAGCTTTACGAAGCGGCGGAAGAGGATATGAAATCCGTCAGGAAATAATTTTGCCTGCACCCCGAGAGCCCACCGATTTTTGGTCGGTGGGCTTTTTCACTGTTTTTGCACTGTTTTTTATCTGTTTTACTAAAGCTCAATAAAGGATGTCGAAAATGCTGAAAAAAATTTTCAACGGGCTTTTCAATCGTTTCGAGGAAGTTTTGGGGGCGATACTGCTTTTTATCATGGTGACCATCGCGTTTCTGAACGTCATTACGCGTTATTTTTCCAACTATTCCTTTGCCTTTACCGAGGAGGTGGCCCTCAATCTTTTCGTCTGGATCACTCTTTTGGGGATTTCGATCTGCTACAAACACCGCACGCACCTGGCCATGACGTTCATCTACGACCGATGCCCCCGTAAGGTGCAGAAGGGGCTCTTTTTCCTGTCGAACCTTTTTTCCGCGGCGTTTTTCGCGCTTCTCACCTACAGGGGGGTTTTGCAGGTGTGGGACGAGTATGAGCTCAGCTCGGTGACGGAGGCCCTGCAGACGCCCACATGGCTTTACACCCTGGCTCTGCCCGTTTTTTCCGTGTTGATTATTTTCAGAATAGGCCATTCCGTGATGAAGGAGGTGAGGTCGAATGGCTGACCTTTTCAACGAGCCCGCGTTCTGGATGCTGCTTCTTTTCCTGGGACCGCTGCTGTGCAGTGTCCCGATTTCCGTTTCCCTGGGCTGCGCCGCGTGTTTTCTCCTGTGGAAATGGGATTTGGGGATCATGATGCTTTCCTACAATTTCTATGCGGGGATCTATAAATTTCCGCTTCTGGCGATTCCGTTTTTCATTCTGGCGGGGGTCATCATGGAAAAGGCGGGCATTGCCGAGCGCATCATCCGGCTCATCAACGAGCTGGTGGGTTCGGTGACGGGCGGTCTGGCCATTGCCACAGTGGCGGTCGCCACTTTCTGGGGGGCCGTGAGCGGTTCCGGACCGGCCACCGTGGCCGCGCTGGGGCTGGTTCTCATTCCCGGAATGGTCAAAGCCGGATACGACAAGGCCTTTGCCACTTCCGTGGTCTCGGTTTCCTCCGGTCTGGCCATCATCATTCCCCCCAGCATCATTTTTATCGTATATTGCGACATCATGCCCCAGGTGTCCATCGGGGCGCTGTTTGCCGCGGGGATTCTGCCGGGTATCGTCGTAGCCCTCGCTCTGATGATTGTCGTGCGCCTGCTGTCGGCCAGGGCCGGCTACAGAGGAACTCCCCGCACTCCCGGCGAGCTGGGGAGGGCCTTTCGAAACGCTTTTTGGGGGCTGGTCACCCCTCTCATTATCCTCGGGGGCATTTACGGAGGCGTGTTCACACCCACGGAAGCCGCCGCCGTGGCGGTATTTTATGGTTTGTTCATCGGGTTTTTCATCTACAGGACCCTCACGCTGAAAATCCTCCTGGATATTTTGATCAGTTCCCTGCAGGGCTCCGCGGTGGTGATGTTCGTCGTCACCTGCGCCGGCCTCTACTCCTGGGTGGGCGATACGATAGGGTTCATTCCCAAAATCGGAAATATTCTGCTCAACATCTCCGACAATCCCTGGGTCGTTCTGCTGACCATTAACGTCATGCTGTTTTTCGCCGGCATGATCCTTGAGGCCATCGCCATCATGTATGTTTTTATGCCGGTGCTGCTTCCCGTTGTGGCCCATTTCGGCTGGGACCCGCTCTGGTTCGGCGTTGTGGCCACGGTGAACATGGCCATCGGTCAGGTCACCCCGCCTGTGGCCGTCAATCTTTTCGTGGGGGCCAACATCAGCGGACTTCGGATCGAAGAAATAGCGAAACCCGCGATCCCTCAGGTGGCGGCGGTCATTGTGGCTCTCGCGCTGATTTCGCTGTTTCCCGCGATCTCCACATTCATTCCCAAAATGATGGGCATGTATTAAAAGAAAAGTATTGCAGAAGGAGGACTGACGGAAATGAAACTGGGCTGCTGCATATCGATTGGGCAATACGATGATTTGTGCGCGCTGGGTTACGACTTCGCCGAATTATCAGGTTACGAAACGGCCGGACTGTCGGAGGCGGATGTCTCGCGTCTGGCCGGTAAAATTCAGGAAAGAGGCGTTCCCTGTCTGGGGTTTAACGCCTACTGCCGGGACAACGTTCCCATGGTGGGGCCGGGATATGACCGGAAAAAGGCGCGGGAGTACGCCGCCCTCCTGGCTCGAAGAGGAAATCTGCTGGGGGCGAAAAATCTGGGGATCGGTTCGCCTCTCGCCCGGCGTCTTCCGAAGGGATACGACCTGAAAAAAGCCGACGAACAAATGAAGGAGTTCCTGACCATAACGGCGGAAGAGGCGGATAAATGGGGAATGACGGTTCTCTACGAGGCTCTGAATCCCCTCACCTGTGATTATGGAATCGGCACGCTTCACGCTTTGAACATGGTCGAAACCCTGAGCCGGGAGAATCCAAATCTGAAAAATTTAGCGATGGTCCTGGATTTTCATCACAAGGTTCTTGCGGGGGAGGCCGCGGACGACTTCGCCGGAGCGATGCCCTGGGTTCGGCACCTGCACATTAACGGCATTACGGAGGATAAACGCAAGCGTTTTCCCGAGGCGGCCGACGCCGATTTCTGCCGTCGGGCCCTGAAGGCCGCGGAGGCCCTGGGGTATGACGGAACGGTGAGCGTCGAGGCGGACCCCGGCGAAAAAAGTTTTTTGGAGGACGCGAGGCGATCGCTTGAGATACTTCGTGAAATTATCCGCTATTGAGCGTATTTTGAGAGAAAAAAAAGAAGTGAACGCAACAGTAATCCTGATGATTTGAAAAATATATCTAAAAACACTGTTGTAATCTGGATAAAGTTTAAGGTTTATTATGCTGAAAGGCGGATGACTGCTCTCCTGTCAACGCGGATAATACCAGTGATTTTTTCCTGCGAGATTGAAGGAGTGATTGAAATGAGGCAGTCTCCGAGGCGTATTTTTAATGTGCTGAGTCCTGGAGTGTTACTGGTTTTTATGGCAGGCGCGGTGTTTGCGGCAGAAACGCCGAATTATCTTCCGCCGAAGTCGGACGATTATAAGGTGGACGGGGCGATAAATCCTGTAGTGACCAATATTGTCAGTCGCCTTTCGAAAGAGCAGGACAAGGCGCTTCAGGCCGTCTATGGAGCTCTTGACGGGTCAGTGGCGCGGGACATAACGGTGGCGCAGGTGGAGTTCATGTTGCCGGAAAGCGGGGCCGTAACGATCCACTGGCTGAAAGATGAGCTTCTTTACAATTATAAGGAAAAGAAATTTGTGAGTTACGAAGCCGCGAGCTCCAAAGTCAGATCTGCCGCCGCAAATCCGGCAATCGACCTGAAAAGCGACGGCGGTAAGTACACGTTTACAAAACTCTCTCCCTTTTCGAATCCCGATGTCACGGAGCCCGCGAAAGCCGGTTATGTGAGCGTCAGAGGAGCCGTTGACAGCGGCGGAGGCGGAGGCGGAGGATGTTCAGCCTTGACTCTGGGGGCTGTGGCGTTGTTCCTGCTTCCGGCGTTTGGTTTAAACCGGCTTCGTAAGAAGTAGTTTTCTCCTCGGTTGGGGGAATATTATGCTGTTCGCAGGAGGTATAATATCCTCCACCTTCTCCATTTATACGGATACTTTCATTTGGACGCCATAAATCAGGACATTCGCCATGAATTCTCTTCTGAAACCGGAATATGATCGGTTAAAGTTTACCTCTCGCCCTTTTTCTCATTATCCGGCCTTTTTCACGGCCGCCGCTCTGGCCGCTCTTCCGGTGGCTGTCTTCAACGGACGCGGGTGGTATCCGCCCGTCGATTTTTACAAATGGACTCTTGTTTTTTTCGTTGTCGCTTATGGCGTCGGGGCTGCGGCATTTTCCTCTCTCCGTGAGACCGGCGTCCAGGTGACGCGCATGGAGCTGGCCTGGCTGGTTCTCGTTATGCTGGCGGGGCTTCAGCCTTTTTTCGTTCCTCTTCGCAGTTTGCATGAGTGGCTTCGTAATCTGTATTTTTTTGCGGCTTTGGGCGGGGCGGTCATCGTTCTGAGAAATCTTCCGATCGACGGGGTTCTGCCCGGCATACTGCGTGCCGTCGCCGCCACGGGCGGATTGTCGGTAATTTTTGGCTGTGTGCAAAATTTTCTCCCCGATCTGAGGCTTCCTTTTATTTTGGATGCCAGCGGAGCGTCGGATCGCTTTCTGGGCAATACCGTTCTGGATAATATTTTAGGGGCTTATCTGGCTCTTGCCGCTGTGGCGGGGCTGTGGCTCCTGCTTTATGGCCCCCGCGGCCGAGGTCGTTTTTGCGCCGCAATCCGGGGGTACGATTTTTTTGTTTGGGTTCTCAGCGCTGTGGGGCTTTGGAAAACCGGCAGTCGTTCGGCTTTTATCGCCTGTTTTATCGGGCTTTTTGTGCTTTGGGCGGCTTGTGGATTTGTTTTTGCAAAAAAGAATCTGAAGCTTTTGCTGACAGCGGTTCTGCTGGTGGCCTGTGTCGCTTTTGCCGCTCCCGAAGTTCTGCGGGTGGAGCGCAGGGATATGAGCAAACTGTTGAATTTGGATGGGTTTTCCGCAAAATACGAGGGCCGATGGGCTATTTGGCTCACGAGCTGGGAAATGATAAAAAACGCGCCGATGCTGGGGACAGGACTGGGGAATTTCAAGTGGAACTACCTGGACGCTCTCGCGGCTTTTCGTGAAAAGTACGATTTGGAGCCGAGGTACACCTTTTGGGCCCACAATGAATACCTTCAGTGGATCGCGGAGACGGGGATCGTCGGCGGCGCGCTGTTCTTTTCTCTTTTGTTGTATGGCGCGGGGCTTGGCCTTCGGGGTTTGAAAAGAGCCAGAAACGGTCACGACCGGGAAAAAGTATCCCTGCTGTCCTGGAGCATGGCGGCTCTGGCCGTTCTGATGGCCGATTCCTGTTTCAGCCGACCCATGCATCACGTGGACACGGCCTTTACCCTGCCTCTTGCTCTGGGGATGATTTCGCGCCTGGAGGCCTCTCCGCTCCGTTTGTCCTTTCGAAGCCGTGCGGCTGTGTCCGGGGCGATCATCGTTCTGTCTCTATCGGGAATCATATTCCTGACGCAGTCTTTTCAGGGGCGACGGTATCTGGGGAAATATTTTTACGAGCCTTTTTACCTTTCCACGCGCTCGTCCAGAGAGCGGGAAAGCCGTAAACCTCCCTTTTTGATCGAGGACGCCTTCCTCAGACTCACGGCCCGTGAAAACTACAACAGAACGCTTATTCCTCTGGAGGACGCGGAACAGAACGACCGGGACGCTCTGCGCCTTCTCAGGCGCTGTGTGGAGACGCAGCCGGCGTATGAGGAACTCAACCTTTTGATGCTGCTCTGTCAGAAGCGAGGCGACATCCGGGAAGGACGGCGTTACTTCAAATATTATCCCCCAAAAGAGAGGGAAAAATTTCTCGAAGGCCGGTTCGAC harbors:
- a CDS encoding DctP family TRAP transporter solute-binding subunit; translation: MKGLSKGQKVLVIALLFTLCVFSGRALAAYKDEYKLDLVPNIQTAWGQGAQYFCDLVKERSGGKINIRPYFSSQLTAGKQTASMLLLRNGAIDFALQGVFNWAPQMPEFNLFALPFFMNTYEEIDAVKNGKAGKIIQDILESKGVHFLAWGENGYRAITNSKREIHVPDDLVGMKVRVVGSPLILDTFRAMGANPVNMNWNDVMSAVQQGVIDGQENPFNYFYVYKIQQYHPYISDWHYTCDALMYCVNPGVWKSFSPEDQKLIKDCAEEAGKFEMAMARVGLDDGSALKYLESIGKVPELKDYYGAIQAEGAKVVRLSDDEVRQFVEKTQSVRDSWKDKIGKELYEAAEEDMKSVRK
- a CDS encoding TRAP transporter small permease, with translation MLKKIFNGLFNRFEEVLGAILLFIMVTIAFLNVITRYFSNYSFAFTEEVALNLFVWITLLGISICYKHRTHLAMTFIYDRCPRKVQKGLFFLSNLFSAAFFALLTYRGVLQVWDEYELSSVTEALQTPTWLYTLALPVFSVLIIFRIGHSVMKEVRSNG
- a CDS encoding TRAP transporter large permease, with protein sequence MADLFNEPAFWMLLLFLGPLLCSVPISVSLGCAACFLLWKWDLGIMMLSYNFYAGIYKFPLLAIPFFILAGVIMEKAGIAERIIRLINELVGSVTGGLAIATVAVATFWGAVSGSGPATVAALGLVLIPGMVKAGYDKAFATSVVSVSSGLAIIIPPSIIFIVYCDIMPQVSIGALFAAGILPGIVVALALMIVVRLLSARAGYRGTPRTPGELGRAFRNAFWGLVTPLIILGGIYGGVFTPTEAAAVAVFYGLFIGFFIYRTLTLKILLDILISSLQGSAVVMFVVTCAGLYSWVGDTIGFIPKIGNILLNISDNPWVVLLTINVMLFFAGMILEAIAIMYVFMPVLLPVVAHFGWDPLWFGVVATVNMAIGQVTPPVAVNLFVGANISGLRIEEIAKPAIPQVAAVIVALALISLFPAISTFIPKMMGMY
- a CDS encoding sugar phosphate isomerase/epimerase, producing MKLGCCISIGQYDDLCALGYDFAELSGYETAGLSEADVSRLAGKIQERGVPCLGFNAYCRDNVPMVGPGYDRKKAREYAALLARRGNLLGAKNLGIGSPLARRLPKGYDLKKADEQMKEFLTITAEEADKWGMTVLYEALNPLTCDYGIGTLHALNMVETLSRENPNLKNLAMVLDFHHKVLAGEAADDFAGAMPWVRHLHINGITEDKRKRFPEAADADFCRRALKAAEALGYDGTVSVEADPGEKSFLEDARRSLEILREIIRY
- a CDS encoding O-antigen ligase family protein; this encodes MNSLLKPEYDRLKFTSRPFSHYPAFFTAAALAALPVAVFNGRGWYPPVDFYKWTLVFFVVAYGVGAAAFSSLRETGVQVTRMELAWLVLVMLAGLQPFFVPLRSLHEWLRNLYFFAALGGAVIVLRNLPIDGVLPGILRAVAATGGLSVIFGCVQNFLPDLRLPFILDASGASDRFLGNTVLDNILGAYLALAAVAGLWLLLYGPRGRGRFCAAIRGYDFFVWVLSAVGLWKTGSRSAFIACFIGLFVLWAACGFVFAKKNLKLLLTAVLLVACVAFAAPEVLRVERRDMSKLLNLDGFSAKYEGRWAIWLTSWEMIKNAPMLGTGLGNFKWNYLDALAAFREKYDLEPRYTFWAHNEYLQWIAETGIVGGALFFSLLLYGAGLGLRGLKRARNGHDREKVSLLSWSMAALAVLMADSCFSRPMHHVDTAFTLPLALGMISRLEASPLRLSFRSRAAVSGAIIVLSLSGIIFLTQSFQGRRYLGKYFYEPFYLSTRSSRERESRKPPFLIEDAFLRLTARENYNRTLIPLEDAEQNDRDALRLLRRCVETQPAYEELNLLMLLCQKRGDIREGRRYFKYYPPKEREKFLEGRFDGKYMVN